In the genome of Colwellia sp. PAMC 21821, the window GCTTCTGATGCAAGAGATAACGAGATATCAAAATGTTTTAACCATGGCTATTTTAAAGCGCACGACATCCGATCTTTATTGGATATTACCTTCAAAAAAGACTTTACCCCTTTAGGCATAATTTGCTGTGAACGTACAGGCAATAAAACAGAGTGGCAGCCAGAAGATATAAAGGTACTTAAAAGCATTTCTGTAAAGGCATCGTTATTCATTAGTGATAATGTTTCCGATACTTACGCGAGTAAATCCAAAGAAAGTATCATTAAACTGCTAAATAGTTAGTTTTTATTTATGAACAATTAAATCTAAATAAAAATCTCATTAACACGGCTATAAATCACATATACTCTGTAAAAATTAGCTTTTAATTTGGTAACGACTTAAAGCAGCATCAATAATTCCGGCTACTATCAAAGCGACTAAAAGTAACTGACCGGCAATGGCAGCAAAAATATCGGGCGCTTTCATTAAAGTTGACATCAGCGACTCTTCGTAATAAAAAAACCACTGATGATCGCCAGGAAATATCACCGTGTGCAGATAATAGAATATCTGTGTAAAGCCCCATACTCCCAGCATAGAAACTACCAAAAAAACCAAACAAATTAACGATGCTAACTTTTGTTTTCCTGTTGGCATTCGCCTTATTGAACTCACACTTAATAGCTTTAACTTACTAAAATATAATAGTAAAAAACTAAGCATGAAAATTAAATTTATCCACCAAATATATCCAACTTTATCGAGTAAATTAGCAACATCTTGTAAGTGCTGAACTTCACTTTTAGTTAACAGCTTTTGTATTTCAGCCTGTTCGTTCACATAACTTATTTCGGCTAAACCATCACCGTGTTTGTGAATAGATTGAACAATATCGGCAAACTTTGTTGCATGTAATTTAATATCACTGATCGGAAAGTCACGTTTACCTTGGGTATTCTTAGGCACATTAGTGCTAATCACCTCATTAATTTGTAATGTGGAATACCAAAAGCCGTATAAAAAGTTAGTTGCTTTACTCGCTTGCCAACTTATACCTAAAGAAAAAATGAGTAATGTTAAAGCAAAAATACACCAAATAAATTGTCGAATGAATAGCGGTTTAAACATGGAGATTATAAAGCCTTTTTGATCATTGAGCGGGAAGTTTTTGTCCATCTAACTTGATATATAAGCATGCGTTTTACCGAGAAACTGTTGTTCGCATCACTGAAAATAAAGTCATGTTAAAACACATAATAACAGTAGCATAACGCAATAAAATAAAACTGTATTCATTACATATTTCTTATCTATATTTCTTACCTATATTTATAATAAACCATGGTCAATTGTCTTGTCTCAGTACTAATCACATACAGTAGTGAACAACTTATTAGCTATGAAAACAGCATTATAATTGAAAAATTTAACGCTGGATTTATGATTATCTATTTGCCTGATAACAAATTATTTATTCTCTTTATCTCTCTCACTAGTCAATTATTAAGTATGGCGATAAAACCATTCATCAGCTGGGCTTCGCTAGTCAAAATAAGCATCGATAAACAGATAAGCTGTTAATTATTAGCGCTGTAATTAAATATTTTGACCCTGAATAATGAGCAAAGCACGAATGAGTTAGGTATAAATCGCAGGCAACAAAAATAGATAAAATAATACTTGAAATAACAGCTCAACCGATATACTGTATGTTTATACAGTATATCGAGGTCGGTACTATGATTAACATTAACAAAATAGATTTAGAAATAAATAACAGTAGC includes:
- a CDS encoding GAF domain-containing protein; protein product: MEILSSLSVYLSNPRTSLNNKLLKICTTIKAAIPECDRVNIWLFCSDYSEMLTLMCVDEKGQQSIGEHLLASDYNDYFTHIIENEFLVASDARDNEISKCFNHGYFKAHDIRSLLDITFKKDFTPLGIICCERTGNKTEWQPEDIKVLKSISVKASLFISDNVSDTYASKSKESIIKLLNS
- a CDS encoding DUF1461 domain-containing protein yields the protein MFKPLFIRQFIWCIFALTLLIFSLGISWQASKATNFLYGFWYSTLQINEVISTNVPKNTQGKRDFPISDIKLHATKFADIVQSIHKHGDGLAEISYVNEQAEIQKLLTKSEVQHLQDVANLLDKVGYIWWINLIFMLSFLLLYFSKLKLLSVSSIRRMPTGKQKLASLICLVFLVVSMLGVWGFTQIFYYLHTVIFPGDHQWFFYYEESLMSTLMKAPDIFAAIAGQLLLVALIVAGIIDAALSRYQIKS